Genomic segment of Vibrio celticus:
AACATAGGCACGAGAAAAATCTAAGAAAGGCTGTTCAAATGGTTTGCCATCACCTTTTCCAGCAGAAGACTCATATTCTGTAAACTGCATACCAAGGTTCTTAGCTGTTTTCCAGTTAACTGACTTAAAACCACCTTGATCTTCATACAGTGTTAGCTCGAATTTAGCTCGGTCTATAAAAGCTTTGAGGTTCTGTTCACAGGTGAGTTCTTTTCTGGATTTAAAAGGAATGACACTCATGCAGCCCCCTCATTCAGCGCTTGAATTTTATTATCACAAGCTTTCATAATTGCTGCGATATGAACAATCGCTAGGTCATAGGACTGAAGAACTAAATCACTAGCACCATTCTCTCGACGGTCTTCCATTTCCTCAGTTAAATCAACCAAAAGCTCATCCCATGGCGCATGTAAAAGAGGCTGAAAACGAGCACATGACACACAGATTTTGACGCCACTATCACAAGCACTACCACCACAGTTTCCGACATGCTTCATTCCACTGATGTGTCGTCTACTCGCAGGATCACTCCCACGAACAGCTCCTGATTCATCAGTTATCAGACGGTCTTCAAACATTGCCGCTAAAAAGCTCATAGCTTCATTCATTTTGGCAAAAATTCGAAGAGCTAGTTCTGGGGTATACCCTGTATAAACACCTATATTCTGGGTATCTTCGTGATCTAACAGATAAGCAAGCTGAACCCCACTTATACCATGACGAACTAAATTGGTTGCACGCGTGCGGCGACAACGAGTAGGCGTAAAATGAATAGTTTCACCAGTTCGCTCTGAGATTGCGCTGCATTTTCTGCTAACAACTCTAGTTAAATCTGATGAACCCTGTACATTCATGTGAAGTTTCGCAGGCTCATCTTTTAGGGAGCTACGAAACTCATCTACAGTACAAATCTCATCGAATTGCTCTTCTTTACCAACAAAAAGAGGCAATTCTGTAAGATCTGCTTTCGTCAATTTGGGCAATTTTTTCTTCGCCAGCTTCTGAACTTGCTCTGCTAAGTTAATCAAAATTAGAAACAAATCTTCAGTAATATTGAGTGAGCGAAAACTCTTACGAAAGCCACCATCTTCACCACGTTTTTTGGCTCTAGGCACAGAAACTGAGTAGATTTGTTTTCCTTTGACGACTTCAACATTAAGATCACAGATCCGTAACTGGCGAAGTTGAATCGGACGTCGTGCCGTCTGATAGCAAATCATGAACCATGCATATTCACGTAGAGTTAGCTGCTCAGTTAAGAATGCATTAGCTGCCCAACTCATAAGTAATTGCTGCTCCGTAACAGTCCAAGGCCCAGAGTGGGGACAGCTATGTAAGACAGCCTTCCCTTTCACATTCCCATGAAGCTTGAGACTATCTAAGAATGGCGTCATGCCTTTTTGGACGCCTGAATATTCCCAGTCAATCCAGTTACGTAAAAGCGCACGAATAGTACCTAGCTTATACTCATTTTCCTTATCTAGACTCGCTTTCAAATTTAAAATTTGTGTATCAGTAATTTCTCCCCCCGTGTAATGGGGAGTATCAAGAAAATAACGCCTAATGTAGGTATAACAACCCTTTATATGAGATTCAGATACTTCCTCAGCCATTCTCGCCAAGGTTAACCTCAAGCCTTGGCAAAGCTCTGAGTCAGCCTTCTGATAGTTTAACAGTCCCCAATTGAGGGTATAATCATGACCAAGTTTCCAAAATTCAGAATGTACATCGAACTTATAACCAGCCTTGGAGGTTCGATGAAGTGGTTCACATTTAGGGAGCTTAAATTCAACTGCTGCATTCATTATTTATTCTCCTTTTCAGCATTATCAGAAAGCTCATAGGCAACTCCCAATACGCTAGGAATAAGCTTCTTAAGCTCGTCTTCTGCAACCTCATTAACTTTGCCATTGAATTTGCGCATCTTCTCTGACTCTTCCTTCATAAGTGTCATACTGATTTTTTCAGCAGATTCCTTTGTATGGCGAAGGTTGTAAACTTCAGCAGACTTCTCATCACTATGTCCCATGATGTACATGCGTATTTGTATCTCTTTCTTTTCAGATATAATGTCATCCATTCGCCCTTCCTCACGCGCTAAACGGTTATTTATATCGATAATTCTGGAAATTAAATTGTTTCGGTTATGTCGATATGCGTGAGCGCTTGCCAACTTATCCACCTTAATACCTTCCGCTTCAATAAACGAAGCCAGCCCTTTATCACGAGCAATCTTCAATAGGAGCTTGGAACATTGCTTGATACTCAACGGTTGCCCGACAGTATTCTTACTGGAAACAAACAAGAAACCATGGCTTTGGCTTGCAGGAAGTACTTGTACCATATGCCTCCTTTCTCCTATAACGTAATCGCGCAACAAATCTGTCAGCTCAAGGGATATTGGTAGATCGCGCTCCAATGTTTTAGCATTTGGTTCAAGCCCCCTCCAGATGTCCTCAGGATCATCATGCCGACGAACGATTGAAATGGTTTGCGCCGCGAAATTTACATCAGCGACTTTTAACTGAAGTAGTTCCCCTACACGCATACCTGTTTCATAAAGCACTCTGATAATTAGATAATTCCTTTCTCGAACCAAAGCTGTAAAGGGGTTATCGATACATTCAGGCTCAGCAATTCGCATAATTTCTTCAAAAACTTCGGGTGGTGGTGCCTTCTTGTCAGGATCATTTCGTTTTGCACGAGCGCCTTGTCGTTTTGGTCGCTGTTTAATTATCACTTGCTTAACTTTTTCAGCAGCATCTAAGTAATAAGCGTAATGGGAGTAATGGCGTAGACCTACATCTACCATAAAGTGAAGAAATTCAGCTACGACCTTCAGGCGATGACGGTGTAGCTTCACTCCTACTACCTCATCTGGAGCCACAGATGAAGGTAACTGTGCTCTCATAGAAATTACGTTGCTTTCAGTTTTCTGCGTGTGCTTACGCCGTACAGCTTTCGTCTGAAGTTTGCAATGGTGAGCTAGAGATCTAGCTTCAAGCGTTGAAAGGAATTCTGGTAGTGAAAATTGGCTCGCTGGAGCAGCTTCATCTGCATCCGCAATACCAATAACCTTTTCAAAGAAAGGTTGTTCCTGCATTTCATCCCAAAGTAGAAAATGAACGAGAACATTCGAAATGTTCCTCATTGTCTCTTGGGTTGACCCTCTATAGTGCGTTGTAAGGAACAAAGTCGTCCAGAAATCAGGCACACCATTAGCATCCGATAAACAGGAGAAACGCTCTCCGTTTTGAAAAATGAGTTGTTCTCGATGAATTTCCATACCACCACCATAAATCAAGCTTAATTTATTGTAGTAAGGTGGCAATTTTAAATCAAGCTTATTTTTTAAGCAGAAAACAAAAAAGCCCCGTAAAAACGGGGCTTTAAACTATTCACTCAATAATAAATCAAGTTTTTCCATTATTGGAGGTGTCAAAATGGGATGTCATCATCAAAATCCATTGGTGGCTCATTATATTGAGGTTGAGCCTGCTGAGGAGCTTGTTGAGGTGCTTTTGGCTGCTGTTGAGCGGGAGCACTGTATTGTTGCTGCTGTTGTTGTGGCTGCTGTGGCTGACCCCAACCACCTTGCTGTTGGTTGTTACCCATGCCACCTTGAGCAGGAGCACCACCTTGAGCACGGCCGCCAAGCATTTGCATTACACCATTGAAGCCTTGCACAACCACTTCAGTTGTGTAGCGATCTTGACCGCTTTGATCTTGCCATTTACGTGTTTGAAGTTGACCTTCAATGTAAACTTGAGAACCTTTACGTAGGTACTCACCAGCAACTTCCGCAAGCTTGCCAAACAGAGCAACACGGTGCCATTCTGTTTTTTCACGCTGCTCGCCAGTTGCTTTATCACGCCATGACTCTGACGTTGCAATGGTAATGTTCGCTACTGCGCCGCCATTTGGCATGTAACGAATTTCAGGGTCATTACCTAGGTTACCCACTAATATAACTTTGTTAACTCCACGGCTAGCCATGATTTGCTCCGTCTAAATTCATAGTCTCAGAAAATTTTAGCGCACAAGAATAGCATGCTTTTCTGCAGTGATAAATCGCATTCCTATTCTCTCCTCACTACAAAGAATAAAAACGTAACAAATCATGATATTCAGAGCGATGTTGCTTTTTTCTCCACTTACAAACCACTCATTTACTTTGATAATTGATATTCAACGCAAGTCACTATCAAGGCGCTAGAGAAGCTAAAGCCAGCATGACAACGTGGAATCTAATCCCCCTTAAACAGGACGTTTCAATGAGAAAATCAAGATACGCTCGCACTTTACACTTTCTGTGCATCGACCCAAACGATACCTATCTACATGTAAAAGAGATAGAAAAGCATTTATCTATTATTCTCTACAAAATGACACCCGACGAATTAATGCTAGTTGATAGAAAGCAGAGTAACCGGATCTTGCTCGTCGATTACAGAGAGGTACCACAACTACGGATTATTTGTCCTAACCTGACTGTTATGTGGAAAAATCACGAAATCATTTTATTCAATGTCCCCCAGCAACTTCCAACCTCAGAGCTTCTTACCTATGGGGTACTAAAAGGACTCTTTTACAACACTGAACAAAAGGACAAGATTGCTCGTGGTCTTCAAGAAGTCATCGATGGTGAGAACTGGTTACCGAGGAAGGTAACCAATCAACTGCTGTTTTATTATCGTAATATGGTCAATACCAACACAACACCAACCAACGTTGATTTAACCATTCGCGAGATTCAGGTAATTCGCTGTCTTCAGTCAGGGTCATCAAACACACAAA
This window contains:
- a CDS encoding LuxR C-terminal-related transcriptional regulator yields the protein MRKSRYARTLHFLCIDPNDTYLHVKEIEKHLSIILYKMTPDELMLVDRKQSNRILLVDYREVPQLRIICPNLTVMWKNHEIILFNVPQQLPTSELLTYGVLKGLFYNTEQKDKIARGLQEVIDGENWLPRKVTNQLLFYYRNMVNTNTTPTNVDLTIREIQVIRCLQSGSSNTQIADDLFISEFTVKSHLYQIFRKLAVKNRVQAIAWANQNLLA
- a CDS encoding single-stranded DNA-binding protein yields the protein MASRGVNKVILVGNLGNDPEIRYMPNGGAVANITIATSESWRDKATGEQREKTEWHRVALFGKLAEVAGEYLRKGSQVYIEGQLQTRKWQDQSGQDRYTTEVVVQGFNGVMQMLGGRAQGGAPAQGGMGNNQQQGGWGQPQQPQQQQQQYSAPAQQQPKAPQQAPQQAQPQYNEPPMDFDDDIPF
- a CDS encoding site-specific integrase — protein: MNAAVEFKLPKCEPLHRTSKAGYKFDVHSEFWKLGHDYTLNWGLLNYQKADSELCQGLRLTLARMAEEVSESHIKGCYTYIRRYFLDTPHYTGGEITDTQILNLKASLDKENEYKLGTIRALLRNWIDWEYSGVQKGMTPFLDSLKLHGNVKGKAVLHSCPHSGPWTVTEQQLLMSWAANAFLTEQLTLREYAWFMICYQTARRPIQLRQLRICDLNVEVVKGKQIYSVSVPRAKKRGEDGGFRKSFRSLNITEDLFLILINLAEQVQKLAKKKLPKLTKADLTELPLFVGKEEQFDEICTVDEFRSSLKDEPAKLHMNVQGSSDLTRVVSRKCSAISERTGETIHFTPTRCRRTRATNLVRHGISGVQLAYLLDHEDTQNIGVYTGYTPELALRIFAKMNEAMSFLAAMFEDRLITDESGAVRGSDPASRRHISGMKHVGNCGGSACDSGVKICVSCARFQPLLHAPWDELLVDLTEEMEDRRENGASDLVLQSYDLAIVHIAAIMKACDNKIQALNEGAA
- a CDS encoding tyrosine-type recombinase/integrase, whose protein sequence is MEIHREQLIFQNGERFSCLSDANGVPDFWTTLFLTTHYRGSTQETMRNISNVLVHFLLWDEMQEQPFFEKVIGIADADEAAPASQFSLPEFLSTLEARSLAHHCKLQTKAVRRKHTQKTESNVISMRAQLPSSVAPDEVVGVKLHRHRLKVVAEFLHFMVDVGLRHYSHYAYYLDAAEKVKQVIIKQRPKRQGARAKRNDPDKKAPPPEVFEEIMRIAEPECIDNPFTALVRERNYLIIRVLYETGMRVGELLQLKVADVNFAAQTISIVRRHDDPEDIWRGLEPNAKTLERDLPISLELTDLLRDYVIGERRHMVQVLPASQSHGFLFVSSKNTVGQPLSIKQCSKLLLKIARDKGLASFIEAEGIKVDKLASAHAYRHNRNNLISRIIDINNRLAREEGRMDDIISEKKEIQIRMYIMGHSDEKSAEVYNLRHTKESAEKISMTLMKEESEKMRKFNGKVNEVAEDELKKLIPSVLGVAYELSDNAEKENK